A region from the Medicago truncatula cultivar Jemalong A17 chromosome 6, MtrunA17r5.0-ANR, whole genome shotgun sequence genome encodes:
- the LOC25496836 gene encoding PR5-like receptor kinase isoform X2: MFSSSHITKTSMLATITTHHLLVSLFCSFKTMLKQLFVLDLVLIFCVLALASAQSANNVTATYQSFNLTQTKQGIGNKWNLNTSGVFCAAQDGNKPLSWRSKYGWAAFCGPVGPVGKSACGKCLNVTNQDGGNSAVQQKSITPTTQTVRIVDECSNGGLDLDMDVFDLLDTSGDGNAQGYLLVDYEFVDCGDLLASTLPKNFSNSSTTVSPTPAPTPSPTFLSPNPLSNLTQEIHRATTSSHSNWQMKRKVIIGVVSPVMVVLIMCIIIYCLRSKSSIRQGRFRFRTKNDNNIEAFLKDHGALLQKRYKFSEIKKMTNSFKVKLGQGGFGVVYKGKLFNGCHVAIKILNPSKGNGEEFINEVSSISRTSHVNVVTLLGFCFEGTKKALIYEFMSNGSLDKFIYNKGPETIASLSWENLYQIAKGIARGLEYLHRGCTTRILHFDIKPHNILLDENLCPKISDFGLAKLCPKQESIISMSDQRGTMGYVAPEVWNRHFGGVSHKSDVYSYGMMLLEMVGGRKNIIADASHTSEIYFPHWVYNRLELGTNLRPDGVMDTEEDEIARRMTIVGLWCIQTFPSDRPTMSKVIEMLEVTMNSLEMPPKPLHSSPTRSVSESS; this comes from the exons ATGTTTTCCTCTTCGCATATAACTAAAACTTCTATGCTAGCTACTATTACAACACACCACTTGCTAGTTTCTCTTTTTTGTAGTTTCAAAACTATGTTGAAGCAACTTTTCGTTTTGGATTTGGTGTTGATATTTTGTGTTCTAGCATTGGCCTCAGCTCAAAGTGCAAACAATGTGACTGCTACATATCAGTCTTTCAATTTAACACAAACTAAACAAGGTATAGGAAACAAGTGGAACTTGAACACATCAGGTGTGTTCTGTGCAGCTCAAGATGGTAACAAACCATTGTCATGGCGAAGCAAATATGGTTGGGCTGCCTTTTGTGGACCTGTTGGTCCTGTTGGCAAATCTGCTTGTGGCAAGTGCttaaat GTGACAAACCAAGATGGTGGGAATTCGGCAGTGCAACAAAAATCAATAACTCCGACCACCCAAACAGTAAGAATTGTAGATGAGTGTAGCAATGGAGGGCTTGACTTGGATATGGATGTCTTTGACCTGCTTGACACATCTGGGGATGGCAATGCTCAAGGTTACCTTTTGGTGGATTATGAATTTGTGGACTGTG GTGATCTGTTAGCTTCGACTTTACCTAAGAATTTCTCCAATAGCTCAACTACCGTATCTCCGACACCAGCACCAACACCATCACCAACATTCTTATCGCCTAATCCTTTATCAAATCTTACTCAAGAAATTCATCGTGCTACAACTA GTAGTCACTCTAATTGGCAAATGAAAAGGAAAGTCATTATAG GTGTTGTAAGTCCAGTTATGGTTGTATTGATAATGTGCATCATTATTTATTGTCTTAGAAGCAAGTCATCAATACGACAGGGAAGGTTTCGGTTTAGAACCAAGAATGATAACAATATTGAAGCATTTTTAAAAGACCATGGAGCTTTATTGCagaaaagatataaattttctgaaataaagaaaatgacaaACTCTTTCAAGGTTAAACTTGGTCAAGGAGGCTTTGGTGTTGTGTACAAAGGAAAGTTATTCAATGGTTGTCACGTTGCTATAAAGATATTGAATCCATCCAAAGGAAACGGTGAAGAATTTATTAATGAGGTTTCTAGTATTTCTAGAACCTCACATGTTAACGTTGTTACCCTTcttggattttgttttgaaggcACAAAAAAAGCACTCATATACGAATTTATGTCAAATGGTTCTCTTGACAAATTTATTTACAATAAGGGACCTGAAACAATTGCATCTTTGAGTTGGGAGAATTTGTATCAAATTGCAAAAGGGATAGCTCGTGGGCTAGAGTACTTGCATAGAGGATGTACCACTCGAATTTTACATTTTGACATAAAACCACATAACATTCTTTTAGATGAAAACTTATGTCCAAAGATTTCAGATTTTGGACTTGCAAAACTCTGTCCAAAACAAGAGAGCATTATTTCAATGTCAGATCAAAGAGGGACAATGGGATATGTAGCTCCAGAAGTGTGGAATAGACATTTTGGAGGAGTTTCACACAAATCTGATGTTTATAGTTATGGAATGATGTTGCTAGAAATGGTTGGAGGGAGGAAAAACATCATTGCTGATGCAAGTCACACTAGTGAGATATACTTTCCACATTGGGTATACAATAGGCTAGAGCTTGGCACTAATCTGAGACCTGATGGGGTTATGGATACAGAAGAAGATGAGATTGCAAGGAGAATGACTATTGTGGGTTTATGGTGCATTCAAACATTTCCAAGTGATAGACCTACAATGAGTAAAGTGATTGAAATGTTAGAAGTTACAATGAATTCACTGGAAATGCCACCAAAACCATTACATTCATCTCCCACTAGATCAGTATCAGAGTCTTCTTAA